A stretch of Arthrobacter sp. NEB 688 DNA encodes these proteins:
- a CDS encoding glycogen/starch/alpha-glucan phosphorylase: MTDTVPTSSLVSDESPSTDARRIGPGFRTTHPLANGPVVQPATTVDGFVETFLAELNYSQGTLLSQSTVNDQYLALARTVRRYLMADWLETGARRRQAQQKTVGYLSAEYLLGRQLGNNVLATNLQDIAEEAMRRCGIDIATLRAQEVEPGLGNGGLGRLAACFVDSLATMDVPCIGYGIRYEYGIFRQTFEGDRQVERPDSWLSLGSPWEFPHPERQVLVGFGGSTAKTTAEDGTERTTWTPDWNVLGMPYHYMVPGFRNGVVNTLRLWSARATQAFDLQIFNSGDYAEAVRAQTFAENISKVLYPEDSTPQGKELRLQQQYFFVACSLHDYIDNTLPADFDLRRLPERIMFQLNDTHPVIAIPELMRILIDRKGFDWDEAWSITQKCFAYTCHTLLPEALEVWSVDLLGRLLPRHLEIIYRINEEFLEEVRAAFPGDEMRVRRMSVIAEHPERSVRMAYLATVAGSKVNGVAELHSQLLRDKVLPDFSELWPEKFTNVTNGITPRRFVRLANRRLSELLNDTIGEGWVTDLDRLRELEPYADDASFRAEFRRVKQANKERLYDLLKVRDGLELPRDTMLDVMVKRLHEYKRQTLKLLHIVSLYDDVVSGRVSADEVVPRTFVFGAKAAPGYHMAKEIIFLINAVADVVNTDPAVAGRLSVAFPANYNVTLAEKLIPAADLSEQISLAGKEASGTGNMKFALNGALTIGTDDGANVEIRRLVGDDHFFLFGMTEPEVERLRPGYSPSSYYEQNPRLRSTIDLLASGRFTGGDRQAVAPVIDNLLHQDAFMALADFQPYLDAQERVDAAYRDEDAWSRSAILNVARSGFFSSDRSMRDYLERIWRA; encoded by the coding sequence ATGACCGACACCGTGCCCACGAGCTCCCTCGTCTCCGACGAGTCACCGTCGACCGACGCCCGCCGGATCGGCCCGGGGTTCCGCACGACCCACCCGCTCGCCAACGGTCCGGTCGTCCAGCCGGCGACGACGGTCGACGGCTTCGTCGAGACCTTCCTCGCCGAGCTCAACTACAGCCAGGGCACCCTGCTGTCGCAGTCGACGGTCAACGACCAGTACCTCGCGCTGGCCCGCACCGTGCGCCGCTACCTCATGGCCGACTGGCTCGAGACGGGCGCCCGCCGCCGCCAGGCGCAGCAGAAGACGGTCGGCTACCTCTCGGCCGAGTACCTCCTCGGCCGCCAGCTCGGCAACAACGTCCTCGCGACCAACCTCCAGGACATCGCCGAGGAGGCGATGCGCCGCTGCGGCATCGACATCGCGACGCTGCGCGCGCAGGAGGTCGAGCCCGGCCTCGGCAACGGTGGCCTCGGTCGCCTCGCCGCCTGCTTCGTCGACTCCCTCGCGACGATGGACGTGCCGTGCATCGGCTACGGCATCCGCTACGAGTACGGCATCTTCCGCCAGACCTTCGAGGGCGACCGCCAGGTCGAGCGGCCCGACTCGTGGCTCTCGCTCGGCAGCCCGTGGGAGTTCCCGCACCCCGAGCGCCAGGTGCTCGTGGGCTTCGGCGGCTCGACGGCGAAGACGACGGCCGAGGACGGCACCGAGCGCACGACGTGGACGCCCGACTGGAACGTCCTCGGGATGCCGTACCACTACATGGTCCCCGGCTTCCGCAACGGCGTCGTCAACACCCTGCGCCTGTGGAGCGCCCGCGCCACGCAGGCGTTCGACCTCCAGATCTTCAACTCCGGCGACTACGCCGAGGCCGTGCGCGCCCAGACCTTCGCCGAGAACATCTCGAAGGTCCTCTACCCCGAGGACTCGACGCCCCAGGGCAAGGAGCTGCGGCTGCAGCAGCAGTACTTCTTCGTGGCCTGCTCGCTGCACGACTACATCGACAACACCCTGCCGGCGGACTTCGACCTGCGTCGCCTCCCCGAGCGGATCATGTTCCAGCTCAACGACACCCACCCGGTCATCGCCATCCCCGAGCTGATGCGCATCCTCATCGACCGCAAGGGCTTCGACTGGGACGAGGCGTGGTCGATCACCCAGAAGTGCTTCGCCTACACCTGCCACACGCTGCTGCCCGAGGCCCTCGAGGTCTGGTCGGTCGACCTCCTCGGCCGCCTCCTGCCCCGCCACCTCGAGATCATCTACCGGATCAACGAGGAGTTCCTCGAGGAGGTCCGCGCGGCCTTCCCCGGCGACGAGATGCGGGTGCGCCGGATGTCGGTCATCGCCGAGCACCCCGAGCGCTCGGTCCGGATGGCCTACCTCGCGACGGTCGCGGGCTCGAAGGTCAACGGCGTCGCCGAGCTGCACAGCCAGCTGCTGCGCGACAAGGTGCTCCCCGACTTCAGCGAGCTGTGGCCCGAGAAGTTCACCAACGTCACGAACGGCATCACCCCGCGGCGCTTCGTGCGGCTGGCCAACCGCCGCCTCTCGGAGCTGCTCAACGACACGATCGGCGAGGGCTGGGTCACCGACCTCGACCGCCTCCGCGAGCTCGAGCCCTACGCCGACGACGCGTCCTTCCGCGCCGAGTTCCGCCGGGTCAAGCAGGCCAACAAGGAGCGCCTCTACGACCTGCTCAAGGTCCGCGACGGCCTCGAGCTGCCGCGCGACACGATGCTCGACGTCATGGTCAAGCGCCTGCACGAGTACAAGCGCCAGACCCTCAAGCTGCTCCACATCGTCTCGCTCTACGACGACGTCGTCTCGGGCCGCGTGAGCGCCGACGAGGTCGTCCCGCGCACCTTCGTCTTCGGTGCCAAGGCGGCCCCCGGCTACCACATGGCGAAGGAGATCATCTTCCTCATCAACGCCGTCGCCGACGTCGTCAACACCGACCCGGCGGTCGCCGGCCGGCTCTCGGTCGCCTTCCCCGCGAACTACAACGTCACCCTCGCCGAGAAGCTCATCCCGGCCGCCGACCTCTCCGAGCAGATCTCGCTCGCGGGCAAGGAGGCCTCGGGCACGGGCAACATGAAGTTCGCGCTCAACGGCGCGCTGACCATCGGCACCGACGACGGCGCGAACGTCGAGATCCGTCGGCTCGTCGGCGACGACCACTTCTTCCTCTTCGGGATGACCGAGCCCGAGGTCGAGCGGCTGCGGCCGGGGTACTCCCCCTCGAGCTACTACGAGCAGAACCCGCGACTGCGCAGCACGATCGACCTCCTCGCGAGCGGCCGCTTCACCGGCGGCGACCGCCAGGCCGTCGCCCCGGTCATCGACAACCTGCTCCACCAGGACGCCTTCATGGCCCTCGCGGACTTCCAGCCCTACCTCGACGCCCAGGAGCGGGTCGACGCCGCGTACCGCGACGAGGACGCGTGGTCGCGCTCGGCCATCCTCAACGTCGCCCGCTCGGGGTTCTTCTCCTCCGACCGCTCGATGCGCGACTACCTCGAGCGCATCTGGCGCGCCTGA
- a CDS encoding alpha-1,4-glucan--maltose-1-phosphate maltosyltransferase gives MSDALRTAPPQDPIGRIPVQDVRPVVDHGSRPAKAVVGEELEVSATVFREGHDAVNATVVLTDPDGVERLLPMTCTNEGLNTWVARVTPDRTGWWSYRVEGWSDPYGTWEHDATIKVAADVDTELMLEEGALVLERALDEVERTAEQEKVLVDAIRTLRDAARPDLVRLKAGTDAAVERELADRPLRDMVSPSAEHALLVERERALYGAWYELFPRSEGARYDAADHRWVTGTLRTAAERLPAIAAMKFDVVYLTPIHPIGQAAKKGPNNTLDARPEDPGSPYAIGSPDGGHDAIHPDLGTFADFDAFVAEAERLGMEVAMDLALQCSPDHPWVEAHPEWFTTRADGTIAYAENPPKKYQDIYPLNFDNDPAGIYAEVRRVVQVWIDHGVKIFRVDNPHTKPVEFWQWIIADVAQDHPEVIWLAEAFTKPAMMHTLAKVGFQQSYTYYTWRSTAPELREYLQELAGESADYMRPSFWPTTHDILTPYMQFGGPAAWKVRSALAATLVPTYGIYAGYELMEHVARPGAEEQIDNEKYEFKDRGWADYEPGGPKEGRSLAGWLTMLNEVRRAHPALHRLRNIEFHHVDDENFLAFSKRRVLDDGTEDVVLVVANLDPHSTRASTLRLDMPALGLQAGDSFEAHDIVTGETWTWQRDVYVRLGPEVEPCHVIELRRPW, from the coding sequence GTGAGTGATGCCCTCCGCACCGCCCCGCCCCAGGACCCGATCGGCCGCATCCCGGTCCAGGACGTCCGACCCGTCGTCGACCACGGCTCGCGCCCCGCGAAGGCCGTCGTCGGTGAGGAGCTCGAGGTCTCCGCGACCGTGTTCCGCGAGGGGCACGACGCGGTCAACGCGACCGTCGTGCTCACCGACCCCGACGGTGTCGAGCGCCTCCTGCCGATGACGTGCACGAACGAGGGGCTCAACACGTGGGTCGCCCGCGTGACCCCCGACCGCACCGGCTGGTGGTCCTACCGCGTCGAGGGGTGGTCCGACCCCTACGGCACGTGGGAGCACGACGCGACGATCAAGGTCGCGGCCGACGTCGACACCGAGCTGATGCTCGAGGAGGGCGCTCTCGTCCTCGAGCGGGCCCTCGACGAGGTCGAGCGCACCGCCGAGCAGGAGAAGGTCCTCGTCGACGCCATCCGGACGCTGCGCGACGCCGCGCGCCCGGACCTCGTGCGCCTCAAGGCCGGCACCGACGCCGCCGTCGAGCGCGAGCTGGCCGACCGCCCGCTGCGCGACATGGTCTCGCCCTCGGCCGAGCACGCCCTGCTCGTCGAGCGCGAGCGCGCCCTCTACGGCGCCTGGTACGAGCTCTTCCCCCGCAGCGAGGGCGCCCGCTACGACGCGGCGGACCACCGCTGGGTCACCGGCACCCTGCGCACCGCCGCCGAGCGGCTGCCGGCCATCGCCGCGATGAAGTTCGACGTCGTCTACCTCACCCCGATCCACCCGATCGGCCAGGCCGCGAAGAAGGGCCCGAACAACACCCTCGACGCGCGCCCCGAGGACCCGGGCAGCCCCTACGCGATCGGCTCCCCCGACGGCGGCCACGACGCCATCCACCCCGACCTCGGGACCTTCGCCGACTTCGACGCGTTCGTCGCCGAGGCCGAGCGGCTCGGGATGGAGGTCGCGATGGACCTCGCCCTCCAGTGCTCCCCCGACCACCCGTGGGTCGAGGCGCACCCGGAGTGGTTCACGACGCGGGCCGACGGCACGATCGCCTACGCCGAGAACCCGCCGAAGAAGTACCAGGACATCTACCCGCTGAACTTCGACAACGACCCGGCGGGCATCTACGCCGAGGTGCGTCGCGTCGTCCAGGTCTGGATCGACCACGGCGTCAAGATCTTCCGCGTCGACAACCCGCACACCAAGCCGGTCGAGTTCTGGCAGTGGATCATCGCCGACGTCGCACAGGACCACCCCGAGGTCATCTGGCTCGCCGAGGCCTTCACGAAGCCCGCGATGATGCACACGCTCGCCAAGGTCGGCTTCCAGCAGAGCTACACGTACTACACGTGGCGCAGCACCGCGCCCGAGCTGCGCGAGTACCTCCAGGAGCTCGCCGGGGAGTCGGCCGACTACATGAGGCCCTCGTTCTGGCCGACGACCCACGACATCCTCACGCCGTACATGCAGTTCGGCGGCCCCGCGGCCTGGAAGGTGCGCAGCGCCCTCGCCGCGACCCTCGTGCCGACCTACGGCATCTACGCCGGCTACGAGCTGATGGAGCACGTGGCCCGCCCGGGCGCCGAGGAGCAGATCGACAACGAGAAGTACGAGTTCAAGGACCGCGGCTGGGCCGACTACGAGCCCGGCGGCCCGAAGGAGGGCCGCTCGCTCGCCGGCTGGCTGACGATGCTCAACGAGGTGCGCCGGGCCCACCCCGCGCTGCACCGGCTGCGCAACATCGAGTTCCACCACGTCGACGACGAGAACTTCCTCGCCTTCTCCAAGCGCCGCGTCCTCGACGACGGCACCGAGGACGTCGTCCTCGTCGTCGCCAACCTCGACCCGCACTCGACGCGGGCGAGCACCCTGCGCCTCGACATGCCGGCGCTCGGCCTCCAGGCGGGCGACTCCTTCGAGGCCCACGACATCGTGACCGGCGAGACCTGGACGTGGCAGCGTGATGTCTACGTGCGTCTCGGCCCGGAGGTCGAACCCTGTCACGTGATCGAGCTGAGGAGGCCCTGGTGA
- a CDS encoding phytanoyl-CoA dioxygenase family protein, translating to MTATAPAPTGFEPLDPAIREQYDRDGFVVIKGALPEEDRAYFENAVDRIYAEEEAAGELRPDRSIHVMGWLHKDPRFAELLSWPTTFPYIWGTMGWNIYTHHNHIDVNPPKDEPPFWNWHQDGYRQNSDIDMDVRPMFMTKICYALTDLSEPGYGNTKVIPGSHKSNTLEGRPEKPGDPIIEPEGAVEVLLEPGDAFIFDRRLWHSRSMNKSERIRKLMFIGYTYRWIRPLDEAVADQSSEWFQGLSPLHQQLLGYGPDHASFWGIKQSGWIDDEIPLRAELKERGLLDRAIPFLR from the coding sequence ATGACCGCGACCGCACCCGCGCCGACCGGTTTCGAGCCGCTCGACCCGGCCATCCGCGAGCAGTACGACCGTGACGGCTTCGTCGTCATCAAGGGGGCCCTCCCGGAGGAGGACCGGGCGTACTTCGAGAACGCCGTCGACCGCATCTACGCGGAGGAGGAGGCCGCGGGCGAGCTGCGCCCGGACCGCTCCATCCACGTCATGGGCTGGCTGCACAAGGACCCGCGCTTCGCCGAGCTGCTGTCCTGGCCGACGACGTTCCCCTACATCTGGGGGACGATGGGCTGGAACATCTACACGCACCACAACCACATCGACGTCAACCCGCCGAAGGACGAGCCGCCCTTCTGGAACTGGCACCAGGACGGCTACCGCCAGAACTCGGACATCGACATGGACGTGCGTCCGATGTTCATGACGAAGATCTGCTACGCCCTGACCGACCTCTCCGAGCCGGGCTACGGCAACACGAAGGTCATCCCGGGCAGCCACAAGAGCAACACGCTCGAGGGCCGACCCGAGAAGCCGGGCGACCCGATCATCGAGCCGGAGGGCGCCGTCGAGGTGCTCCTCGAGCCGGGCGACGCGTTCATCTTCGACCGCCGCCTGTGGCACAGCCGCTCGATGAACAAGAGCGAGCGCATCCGCAAGCTGATGTTCATCGGCTACACCTACCGCTGGATCCGCCCGCTCGACGAGGCCGTCGCCGACCAGTCCTCCGAGTGGTTCCAGGGCCTCTCGCCGCTGCACCAGCAGCTGCTCGGCTACGGCCCCGACCACGCGTCGTTCTGGGGCATCAAGCAGAGCGGCTGGATCGACGACGAGATCCCGCTGCGCGCGGAGCTCAAGGAGCGCGGCCTGCTCGACCGGGCCATCCCGTTCCTGCGCTGA
- a CDS encoding phosphotransferase → MAEIHTGASLTPSKQELVEEWMGSQRWYAAKGRRPRVRRLAAWRLDDPAGEVGIETMLVVDEAGDEPVVYQVPLTYRGEPLASADHALVGTLEHSVLGRRWVYDAPHDPAYATQLLELVQGRVPAASSSASDAVDDSVSGVPQPSWTSSVRVRSSRVLTGEQSNTSVILDTEDEDGTHVPLIVKVFRMLSPGDNPDVVLQGALVDAGSRRVPAVVGSVTGAWPHPGPEGDRPARGHLAFAQEFLPGVEDAWRVALRAAEDGTDFTGPARELGEATAEVHRTLAGVLGTEPTTPAQVDAILASMRSRFDAAVAAVPDLAAEGPAVEAVLAAAKSADWPALQRIHGDYHLGQVLRSPERGWVLLDFEGEPLRPLDERVLPDQWVRDVAGMLRSFDYVGGTLERIVGRSARTWVTDAQDAFLDGYAAEAGEDPRHRAAVLAAFELDKALYEVVYEARNRPEWLAVPRDAVTRLTARFSPASPPQGDLS, encoded by the coding sequence GTGGCTGAGATCCACACCGGCGCGAGCCTCACCCCCTCGAAGCAGGAGCTCGTCGAGGAGTGGATGGGCTCGCAGCGCTGGTACGCCGCGAAGGGCCGGCGCCCGCGCGTGCGCCGGCTCGCGGCGTGGCGGCTCGACGACCCGGCCGGCGAGGTGGGCATCGAGACGATGCTCGTCGTCGACGAGGCCGGCGACGAGCCGGTGGTCTACCAGGTCCCGCTCACCTACCGCGGCGAGCCGCTGGCGTCCGCGGACCACGCGCTCGTCGGCACCCTCGAGCACTCGGTGCTCGGCCGCCGCTGGGTCTACGACGCTCCGCACGACCCGGCGTACGCCACGCAGCTCCTCGAGCTCGTGCAGGGTCGGGTCCCGGCCGCCTCGTCCTCGGCGTCCGACGCCGTCGACGACTCGGTCTCCGGTGTGCCGCAGCCCAGCTGGACCTCGTCCGTCCGCGTGCGCTCCTCCCGCGTGCTGACCGGGGAGCAGTCGAACACCTCGGTCATCCTCGACACCGAGGACGAGGACGGCACCCACGTGCCGCTCATCGTCAAGGTCTTCCGGATGCTCTCCCCCGGCGACAACCCGGACGTCGTCCTCCAGGGCGCGCTCGTCGACGCCGGCTCTCGCCGCGTACCCGCCGTCGTCGGCTCGGTCACCGGTGCGTGGCCGCACCCCGGCCCCGAGGGCGACCGGCCCGCGCGGGGCCACCTCGCCTTCGCGCAGGAGTTCCTGCCCGGCGTCGAGGACGCCTGGCGCGTCGCGCTGCGCGCCGCCGAGGACGGCACCGACTTCACCGGGCCGGCCCGCGAGCTCGGCGAGGCCACGGCCGAGGTCCACCGCACCCTCGCCGGGGTGCTCGGCACCGAGCCGACCACCCCCGCGCAGGTCGACGCCATCCTCGCGAGCATGCGCTCGCGCTTCGACGCCGCCGTCGCGGCCGTGCCCGACCTCGCCGCCGAGGGGCCGGCCGTCGAGGCCGTCCTCGCCGCCGCCAAGTCCGCGGACTGGCCTGCGCTGCAGCGCATCCACGGCGACTACCACCTCGGCCAGGTCCTGCGCTCCCCCGAGCGCGGCTGGGTGCTCCTCGACTTCGAGGGCGAGCCCCTGCGACCGCTCGACGAGCGCGTGCTGCCCGACCAGTGGGTCCGCGACGTCGCCGGGATGCTCCGCAGCTTCGACTACGTCGGCGGCACCCTCGAGCGCATCGTCGGCCGCTCCGCCCGCACGTGGGTCACCGACGCCCAGGACGCCTTCCTCGACGGGTACGCCGCCGAGGCCGGCGAGGACCCCCGCCACCGGGCCGCGGTGCTCGCCGCCTTCGAGCTCGACAAGGCGCTCTACGAGGTGGTCTACGAGGCCCGCAACCGCCCCGAGTGGCTCGCGGTCCCCCGCGACGCCGTCACCCGGCTGACCGCCCGCTTCTCCCCCGCCAGCCCGCCGCAAGGAGATCTCTCGTGA
- the treS gene encoding maltose alpha-D-glucosyltransferase: MGHSTPGLGMNQPGLRHDPEWFRTAVFYEVLVRAFGDSTGSGEGDFKGIINRLDYLQWLGIDCLWLPPFYASPLRDGGYDISDYTQVLPEFGTLPEFRELITQAHARGIRIVTDLVMNHTSDQHPWFQASRSDPDGPYGDFYVWSDTDDRYTDARIIFIDTETSNWTFDPIRRQFFWHRFFSHQPDLNFENPAVHEAIFDAVRFWMDMGIDGFRLDAVPYLYEEEGHNGENHPKTHDFLASLRRMVDTEYPGRILLAEANQSPSDVVDYFGTEDSPECQMCFHFPVMPMLYYALREEKAAPIIDVLADTPAIPAGTQWGTFLRNHDELTLEMVTPEQRAAMYGWYAPDPRMRANVGIRRRLSPLLDNSRPEIELIHALLLSLPGSPCLYYGDEIGMGDNIWLDDRDAVRTPMQWTPDRNAGFSTADPGKLYLPVVQSLVHHYNHVNVEAQMASGSSLLHWVRGMLSVRREHPVFGLGDFTVCDSSHDRVLAYTRVDRRDRDVEDRSAKAVLCINNLSSRPQAATVTLPEELAGWETRDLFGGTGFPDVSADGTLTVTLGSRDFFWLALEPPHGSDRG, translated from the coding sequence ATGGGGCACAGCACCCCCGGCCTCGGCATGAACCAGCCGGGCCTGCGGCACGACCCCGAGTGGTTCCGGACGGCCGTCTTCTACGAGGTCCTCGTGCGCGCCTTCGGCGACTCGACGGGCTCCGGCGAGGGCGACTTCAAGGGCATCATCAACCGGCTGGACTACCTCCAGTGGCTCGGCATCGACTGCCTCTGGCTGCCGCCGTTCTACGCCAGCCCGCTGCGCGACGGCGGGTACGACATCTCCGACTACACGCAGGTGCTGCCCGAGTTCGGCACGCTCCCGGAGTTCCGCGAGCTCATCACGCAGGCGCACGCCCGCGGCATCCGCATCGTCACCGACCTCGTGATGAACCACACGAGCGACCAGCACCCCTGGTTCCAGGCCTCGCGCAGCGACCCGGACGGCCCCTACGGCGACTTCTACGTCTGGTCCGACACCGACGACCGCTACACCGACGCGCGGATCATCTTCATCGACACCGAGACGTCCAACTGGACCTTCGACCCGATCCGCCGGCAGTTCTTCTGGCACCGGTTCTTCAGCCACCAGCCGGACCTCAACTTCGAGAACCCGGCGGTCCACGAGGCGATCTTCGACGCGGTCCGGTTCTGGATGGACATGGGCATCGACGGCTTCCGCCTCGACGCCGTCCCGTACCTCTACGAGGAGGAGGGGCACAACGGCGAGAACCACCCGAAGACGCACGACTTCCTCGCCTCGCTGCGCCGGATGGTCGACACCGAGTACCCGGGCCGCATCCTCCTCGCCGAGGCCAACCAGTCGCCGAGCGACGTCGTCGACTACTTCGGCACCGAGGACTCCCCCGAGTGCCAGATGTGCTTCCACTTCCCCGTCATGCCGATGCTCTACTACGCGCTGCGCGAGGAGAAGGCGGCGCCGATCATCGACGTCCTCGCCGACACGCCCGCCATCCCGGCCGGCACCCAGTGGGGCACGTTCCTGCGCAACCACGACGAGCTGACCCTCGAGATGGTGACGCCGGAGCAGCGCGCCGCGATGTACGGCTGGTACGCCCCGGACCCCCGGATGCGCGCCAACGTCGGCATCCGGCGCCGGCTCTCGCCGCTGCTCGACAACAGCCGCCCGGAGATCGAGCTGATCCACGCGCTGCTGCTCTCGCTGCCCGGCTCGCCGTGCCTCTACTACGGCGACGAGATCGGGATGGGCGACAACATCTGGCTCGACGACCGCGACGCCGTGCGCACCCCGATGCAGTGGACCCCCGACCGCAACGCCGGCTTCTCGACCGCCGACCCGGGCAAGCTCTACCTGCCCGTCGTGCAGTCGCTCGTGCACCACTACAACCACGTCAACGTCGAGGCGCAGATGGCCTCGGGCTCCTCGCTCCTGCACTGGGTGCGCGGGATGCTCTCGGTCCGTCGCGAGCACCCGGTCTTCGGGCTCGGCGACTTCACGGTGTGCGACTCCTCGCACGACCGCGTCCTCGCCTACACCCGCGTCGACCGGCGGGACCGCGACGTCGAGGACCGCTCGGCCAAGGCCGTGCTCTGCATCAACAACCTGTCCTCGCGCCCGCAGGCCGCGACGGTGACGCTCCCCGAGGAGCTCGCCGGCTGGGAGACGCGGGACCTGTTCGGCGGCACCGGTTTCCCCGACGTCTCCGCCGACGGCACGCTCACCGTCACGCTCGGCTCGCGCGACTTCTTCTGGCTGGCGCTCGAACCGCCGCACGGGAGCGACCGTGGCTGA
- a CDS encoding alpha-hydroxy-acid oxidizing protein: MVDGAGRAGQATRVAEGIGRVAQAAIYRAGSFGRRPAVPTDGTRLEEAAERVMSRRAFAYVAGSAGSEAGAKANRAAFDRWRVVPRLLVDTSERDLSVEILGRRHPTPLLVSPVGVLSSAHPDADLAVARAARSACVTPVLSTQASVPMETVAQELDGSPFWYQLYWSRDDDLAASLVHRAEAAGAEALVVTLDTAYLGWRPRDLDLGHLPFARGEGIAQYTSDPVFARLVAERVTAAAAAASDTDHPAEPAPRPTPTAVRTLLAMSRNHPGGTRENLRSPVPRAAVETFLDVFSRPALTWEDLPRLRDLTSLPVLLKGVLHPDDAARALDLGVDGLWVSNHGGRQVDRTVAALDALPGVVAAVRERSPGTPVLFDSGVRTGVDALVALALGATAVGIGRPHVYGLALAGEDGVGEVLRNIAAELDLTAALTGCRTLADLTPDLLVRAPAG; this comes from the coding sequence ATGGTCGACGGTGCGGGACGGGCGGGGCAGGCGACGCGGGTGGCCGAGGGGATCGGGCGCGTCGCGCAGGCGGCGATCTACAGGGCGGGCTCGTTCGGGCGCCGCCCGGCGGTCCCGACCGACGGCACCCGCCTCGAGGAGGCCGCCGAGCGGGTGATGTCGCGCCGCGCCTTCGCCTACGTCGCCGGCTCGGCGGGCAGCGAGGCCGGCGCCAAGGCCAACCGCGCGGCCTTCGACCGGTGGCGCGTCGTCCCCCGGCTGCTCGTCGACACCTCCGAGCGCGACCTCTCGGTCGAGATCCTCGGCCGCCGGCACCCCACGCCGCTGCTCGTCTCCCCCGTCGGCGTCCTCTCCTCCGCCCACCCGGACGCCGACCTCGCCGTCGCCCGCGCCGCCCGGAGCGCCTGCGTCACACCGGTGCTCAGCACCCAGGCCTCCGTGCCGATGGAGACCGTGGCGCAGGAGCTCGACGGGAGCCCCTTCTGGTACCAGCTCTACTGGAGCCGCGACGACGACCTCGCCGCCTCCCTCGTCCACCGCGCCGAGGCCGCCGGCGCCGAGGCCCTCGTCGTCACCCTCGACACCGCCTACCTCGGATGGCGCCCACGCGACCTCGACCTCGGCCACCTCCCGTTCGCGCGCGGCGAGGGCATCGCGCAGTACACCTCGGACCCGGTCTTCGCGCGCCTCGTCGCCGAGCGCGTGACCGCCGCCGCCGCCGCAGCCAGCGACACGGACCACCCGGCCGAGCCCGCGCCCCGCCCCACCCCGACCGCCGTCCGCACGCTGCTCGCGATGAGCCGCAACCACCCCGGCGGCACCCGCGAGAACCTCCGCTCCCCCGTGCCGCGCGCCGCCGTCGAGACCTTCCTCGACGTCTTCTCGCGCCCCGCCCTCACCTGGGAGGACCTGCCCCGCCTGCGCGACCTCACGAGCCTGCCGGTGCTCCTCAAGGGCGTCCTGCACCCGGACGACGCCGCCCGCGCCCTCGACCTCGGCGTCGACGGCCTCTGGGTCAGCAACCACGGCGGCCGGCAGGTCGACCGCACGGTCGCAGCCCTCGACGCCCTGCCCGGCGTCGTCGCAGCCGTCCGCGAGCGCTCCCCCGGCACCCCGGTCCTCTTCGACAGCGGAGTGCGCACCGGCGTCGACGCGCTCGTCGCCCTCGCGCTCGGCGCCACCGCCGTCGGCATCGGGCGCCCGCACGTCTACGGCCTGGCCCTGGCCGGCGAGGACGGCGTGGGCGAGGTCCTGCGCAACATCGCCGCCGAGCTCGACCTCACCGCGGCGCTCACCGGGTGCCGCACGCTCGCCGACCTCACGCCCGACCTCCTCGTCCGCGCCCCGGCCGGATGA